The following DNA comes from Thermococcus piezophilus.
TGTGAGCTGGAATGTGTGGTAAGTGTAGGTGTCAGCCTTTATTATTACGTTCAGGGGAGTGTAGTCAGCTTCGTTGATCACAACCCCTGTGTTCAGGTATGTACAGGCGTTGGACGCAGAATTCCTTGCATAGACTACCAGTGAGATGTTCTTGTTTTCGTTCAGGTAGGGAGGCACTATTATTAGAATGCCCGTAAGGATTATTGCGATTATGAAGATGCTCTCAATTGCAGTCTGGGCCTTACGACGAGACATCAACATACAGCCTTCCCTCCGTCTCGTTGTACTTTGCCACTATCTGGAATTCTCTATCGGCCTCTGTGAGTGTCACTGAGCTTTCCCGGTAAATTGGCACGGGACTGTTCTGAATGACGAGGTACTTCCTGCCAGCTATCGTGGCGCTTATCATGATAGTATCGTTGGAGGGCACGAGTGTGACTGTGACTTTGTCGCCCTCATTGAGGGACATGGGCAGTTCTTTTCTGATACTAAAGCCGTCTCCAACCGCGTAGACTTTAGCAACGGAATCCCTAACGTCTATTGAGAACACTTTGAGGTTCGTAATCACATCAAAGGTTTCGGCGTAGCTCGTCTCGCTGCTGGCGATATAGGCTAAGTTGACTATCGTCAGTGTTATCAGAGTAACCGCAAAGAGGAGGTCTAGACTTATCTGTGCTCTCATCTTCAGCCACCGGGATTGATGTTTATTCTCAGCTCGCCCTTGGCCGAGTCGAACGTCCAGCTCTCCGGCTGGTCCGGGTTCCACTCAACGACTATCTTCAGGGTGGGGGGAAGGCTTGTGGGATCTATTTCCAGGCCGTACAGCGTAATAGTTCCAACTGTGATGCTCCCGGATGGTGACCATACGGAGGGGTTGCCGTAGGGCACCGCCTGATACATTGACCTGCTCCAGAAAACGTTCTTGTTCCCGCCAGTCAGGACGGGAGTAAACCCCGTGCCTGTGACCGTGACATAGGTGCCGTTACCATCGTTACTATAGTTGCCATAGGTTATGAATATGTTTGGACTCCCCAGGTTCAGAGCCTTTTCGAGCATGCCTGCATCCCTTAAGTATGTCAGCTTGACGTATGTGGTGGACTTGGCACCGGGTCCCTGGGCGTAGACCTGGCTTATGGTGTTCGATATGGCATTGGCGAGGTTCTTCTCCTCAAGACTTACCTGAATACGGAGGGTTTCGATTGAAGTTGAACCCTCCCGGAAAGTGATGTTGTTCACAGAGTAAAGTAACAGTATAAGCATTATACCGAATATAAGCATGAACTCCAGTGATATCTGGCCACGCTTCGCTTTTTTCATCATACATTCTCCCCTCAATAGTGATTAGTTGTGAGCATCTATTTAACCGTTACTCTCGGA
Coding sequences within:
- a CDS encoding class III signal peptide-containing protein codes for the protein MMKKAKRGQISLEFMLIFGIMLILLLYSVNNITFREGSTSIETLRIQVSLEEKNLANAISNTISQVYAQGPGAKSTTYVKLTYLRDAGMLEKALNLGSPNIFITYGNYSNDGNGTYVTVTGTGFTPVLTGGNKNVFWSRSMYQAVPYGNPSVWSPSGSITVGTITLYGLEIDPTSLPPTLKIVVEWNPDQPESWTFDSAKGELRININPGG